In Candidatus Aegiribacteria sp., a genomic segment contains:
- a CDS encoding NADH-quinone oxidoreductase subunit NuoF, with product MKTIVVGMGTCGLSAGARVVFEKLEELASANADICRLTISGCIGMCYREPLVEIRDGVRRVFYGGVTTESAEKIFESNVLNDNRIEDNNLVYVIERDGSTSGSEAGFLDLQERIVLRNCGTINPESISDYMESGGYESLKEILFKWSPEQIIQEVKNSGLRGRGGAGFPTGLKWSFAASNEADRKYVVCNADEGDPGAFMDRSVLEGDPHSVLEGMIICARAIGADFGYIYCRAEYPLAIHRLEIALSEAREKGYLGKDILGSGFNFDIKIKQGAGAFVCGEETALFASIEGERGMPRIRPPFPAEKGLWQKPTNNNNVETYANIPWIIANGADAYAAFGTEKSPGTKVFALAGKVVHGGLAEVSMGTTIDDLVFRIGGGIKEGREFKAVQMGGPSGGCIPASLKNTPVDFESIPATGAIMGSGGMVVMDDTTCMVEIARFFLDFTQNESCGKCTFCRIGTLRMLEILERLTRGEGLPEDIEKLEQLSIQIKEASLCGLGQTAPNPVQTTIRYYLDEYLAHINDKRCPAGSCLALVEFSIDADKCVGCTICAKNCPVDAISGKVKELHVIDQEICVKCGKCITSCNFNAVITR from the coding sequence ATGAAGACAATTGTAGTAGGTATGGGAACATGCGGTCTTTCCGCCGGGGCCAGGGTTGTGTTCGAAAAGCTGGAGGAGCTTGCAAGCGCGAATGCAGATATCTGCCGGCTGACAATATCCGGATGCATCGGCATGTGCTATCGGGAGCCTCTGGTGGAAATCAGGGATGGCGTCCGCAGAGTCTTCTACGGAGGAGTCACCACAGAATCCGCTGAAAAGATCTTTGAGAGCAATGTGCTGAATGATAATAGAATTGAAGACAACAACCTGGTCTACGTTATCGAACGGGACGGATCGACTTCCGGTTCCGAAGCCGGTTTTCTTGACCTTCAGGAGAGAATAGTCCTCCGCAATTGCGGTACGATCAATCCTGAGTCCATTTCAGATTACATGGAATCAGGCGGCTACGAAAGCCTGAAAGAGATTCTTTTCAAGTGGTCTCCTGAGCAGATAATTCAGGAAGTGAAGAATTCTGGACTTCGTGGAAGAGGAGGAGCCGGATTTCCTACAGGTCTGAAATGGTCCTTTGCCGCCTCAAACGAAGCTGACAGAAAATATGTTGTATGCAATGCCGATGAGGGTGACCCCGGCGCGTTTATGGATCGTTCTGTTCTGGAGGGAGATCCTCACTCCGTTCTGGAAGGCATGATCATCTGTGCCAGAGCGATCGGTGCGGACTTCGGTTATATCTACTGCAGAGCGGAATATCCCCTGGCTATTCACCGGCTTGAAATAGCACTGTCAGAAGCCAGAGAGAAGGGCTATCTCGGCAAAGATATACTGGGTTCCGGCTTCAATTTTGACATTAAAATCAAGCAGGGCGCGGGAGCGTTCGTCTGCGGAGAAGAGACAGCGCTTTTTGCCTCGATCGAAGGCGAACGCGGAATGCCCCGTATTCGCCCCCCTTTCCCAGCGGAAAAAGGTCTCTGGCAGAAGCCCACCAATAACAATAATGTGGAAACCTACGCCAATATTCCATGGATAATAGCGAACGGCGCTGACGCATACGCTGCTTTCGGAACAGAGAAAAGTCCCGGCACCAAGGTTTTTGCCCTTGCGGGGAAAGTCGTTCACGGAGGTCTTGCCGAGGTTTCAATGGGAACCACAATAGATGACCTCGTCTTCAGGATCGGCGGAGGCATCAAGGAAGGCAGGGAGTTCAAGGCAGTACAGATGGGCGGTCCATCCGGCGGCTGTATTCCAGCCAGTCTGAAGAATACTCCCGTGGATTTCGAATCAATACCTGCCACCGGAGCCATCATGGGCTCAGGCGGAATGGTTGTAATGGACGATACGACCTGCATGGTCGAGATTGCAAGGTTCTTTCTGGATTTCACACAGAACGAATCCTGCGGTAAATGTACTTTCTGCAGGATCGGCACGCTCAGGATGCTTGAAATTCTTGAGAGACTGACCCGTGGTGAGGGACTTCCTGAAGACATAGAAAAACTTGAGCAGCTTTCAATTCAGATAAAGGAAGCAAGTCTCTGCGGGCTCGGGCAGACAGCTCCCAATCCTGTACAGACAACGATACGATATTACCTGGATGAATATCTGGCACATATCAACGATAAACGGTGTCCGGCAGGAAGCTGCCTAGCTCTGGTCGAATTCAGTATCGATGCTGATAAGTGTGTCGGATGTACGATCTGCGCGAAGAATTGTCCGGTTGACGCAATCTCCGGAAAAGTCAAAGAACTACACGTTATTGATCAGGAAATCTGCGTGAAATGCGGCAAGTGCATTACAAGCTGCAATTTCAACGCAGTAATTACAAGGTAG
- a CDS encoding FAD-dependent oxidoreductase — MEKIRLKINGQEIEATPGKTILEVVQEQELDDIPTLCHSPELEPYGSCFVCVVEVKGRANLVPSCATRIAPDMEILTRSDRVLASRKTALELLLSNHYADCVSPCMEGCPAGVDAQGYIALSAMGQYRKAVDLIREKNPFPAACGRVCVRKCEDVCRRMDVDASVAINNIKRFVTDSPEAYATKPVCAPSTGKTAGIIGAGPAGLTAAWFLGKNGIKCEVYEAMDRTGGMLRYGIPEYRLPDDVLDREVEYICRTGTTIHCGVRVGKDITLDEIREKHNAVFIGAGAWTGKAMRVEGEFDTEGVVTGADFLVEKADDPQPLKGTVVVVGGGNTAMDAARTAWRLNADKVIVLYRRTKAEMPADAMEIEDCLEEGIEIMELAAPIGIVRKDDRLSALRCQRMKLGEPDDSGRRRPVPLEGSEFDLPCDLAISAIGQNTVLDGLVETRDGDVDLTRWNTYIADLSTMATNIEGVFAGGDAADDGPTVVIDAIRDGQRAARAITAWLDGVQPKPYPFVVAKEFWSKPGKAELGDVKESPRHEVHQIDVEDRRNNFTEVSNGFEPEDNEHECDRCLSCGCVRFDDCDLRLYAEEYGVDMEYFKGHVRKHKVDDRHPYISYDPNKCVLCARCIRTCRHRTCGKRIQNRNAPRYEQSSC, encoded by the coding sequence ATGGAAAAAATCAGACTGAAGATCAACGGTCAGGAAATAGAGGCCACTCCAGGGAAAACAATTCTCGAAGTGGTTCAGGAGCAGGAACTCGATGACATACCCACTCTCTGTCACTCACCTGAACTCGAACCTTACGGTTCCTGTTTTGTATGCGTGGTCGAGGTAAAGGGAAGGGCGAATCTTGTTCCTTCATGCGCGACTCGAATAGCTCCGGACATGGAAATACTTACTCGAAGCGATAGAGTTCTGGCATCCAGAAAAACGGCGCTCGAATTGCTGCTGTCCAACCATTATGCTGATTGCGTCTCCCCCTGTATGGAGGGATGCCCCGCCGGAGTTGACGCCCAGGGATATATTGCCCTTTCGGCGATGGGACAGTACAGGAAAGCTGTCGACCTCATTCGCGAAAAGAATCCCTTTCCAGCTGCCTGCGGAAGAGTATGCGTCCGCAAGTGCGAGGACGTCTGCAGAAGAATGGATGTGGATGCGTCCGTTGCGATAAACAACATCAAGAGATTTGTCACTGATTCCCCCGAGGCTTACGCCACGAAACCGGTATGCGCCCCCTCTACAGGTAAAACAGCAGGGATCATCGGCGCTGGACCGGCGGGTCTTACCGCCGCCTGGTTCCTTGGAAAAAACGGGATCAAATGTGAAGTTTACGAAGCCATGGATCGTACTGGAGGAATGCTGCGATACGGTATTCCCGAGTACAGACTTCCGGATGATGTTCTCGACAGAGAAGTGGAGTACATCTGCAGAACAGGTACCACGATTCACTGCGGGGTTCGGGTGGGGAAGGACATCACGCTGGATGAGATCAGGGAAAAGCATAACGCTGTTTTCATCGGAGCAGGCGCATGGACAGGCAAGGCAATGCGGGTTGAGGGTGAGTTTGATACCGAAGGCGTCGTAACCGGCGCTGACTTCCTGGTTGAAAAGGCAGATGATCCTCAGCCGCTGAAGGGTACTGTGGTTGTGGTCGGTGGTGGAAATACCGCCATGGACGCGGCAAGAACTGCCTGGAGACTGAATGCGGACAAGGTCATCGTTCTTTACAGAAGAACCAAAGCGGAGATGCCGGCTGACGCCATGGAAATTGAAGATTGTCTTGAAGAGGGCATTGAGATCATGGAGCTGGCCGCACCAATCGGTATCGTGAGGAAGGATGACAGACTCAGCGCTCTGCGCTGCCAGCGCATGAAGCTTGGTGAGCCGGATGATTCCGGAAGACGAAGACCTGTTCCACTGGAAGGTTCGGAATTTGACCTTCCCTGTGACCTGGCTATTTCAGCCATCGGGCAGAATACAGTTCTTGATGGACTTGTAGAAACCAGAGATGGCGATGTGGACCTGACAAGATGGAATACATACATTGCGGATCTCAGTACAATGGCTACGAACATTGAAGGAGTATTTGCAGGTGGTGATGCTGCGGATGATGGTCCTACCGTTGTTATCGATGCTATCAGAGACGGTCAGAGAGCCGCCAGGGCAATAACAGCCTGGCTTGACGGCGTTCAGCCGAAACCTTACCCGTTCGTGGTTGCAAAGGAATTCTGGTCAAAGCCGGGGAAAGCTGAACTCGGCGATGTAAAGGAATCACCCAGACATGAAGTCCACCAGATAGATGTTGAAGACCGCAGAAACAATTTTACAGAGGTATCGAATGGTTTTGAGCCTGAGGATAACGAACATGAATGCGATAGGTGCCTTTCCTGTGGCTGCGTAAGATTCGATGATTGCGATCTCCGGCTCTATGCTGAGGAATATGGCGTTGATATGGAGTACTTCAAAGGCCATGTAAGAAAACACAAGGTTGATGACAGGCACCCTTACATATCCTACGATCCCAACAAATGTGTACTCTGCGCGAGATGTATCCGAACCTGCCGCCATCGGACTTGTGGGAAGAGGATTCAAAACCGAAATGCGCCCCGCTATGAACAATCCTCTTGTTGA
- a CDS encoding response regulator produces the protein MKGRVLIIDDEAEIRRNLTVGLTQEDYTAVACPDGISAIHELNQSREKGVAYDYLITDIFMPDIDGLKILKVIKNQYPDLPVLVITGFGDERLMMTALSEQNTGYLDKPFEISDLVEALEELSPGKTGTETEEASVDDGMRESVSAYLTVKITEPDRSMEIFDILYRMDGIQSCDAVRGDFDIILLVQASSTDEIQEIFSRVKELDGIEVLSMSQIERPKLDRDVDSFIDTYQKAVKRDVQAEARRQPGTMSYIIVDIDPDAIQQIFTTVFFIDEVVFCDVIEDGAKLVGMITGHGAMGKTPRIIEKLSQIDGVLRVREAKVINLIDD, from the coding sequence TTGAAAGGCCGCGTACTTATTATTGACGATGAAGCTGAGATTCGACGCAATCTTACAGTAGGTCTTACTCAGGAAGATTACACTGCCGTTGCCTGTCCTGATGGTATTTCCGCGATTCATGAACTGAATCAGTCTCGAGAAAAGGGTGTAGCATACGATTATCTTATTACTGACATATTCATGCCGGATATCGATGGTCTGAAGATACTCAAGGTGATAAAAAATCAGTATCCCGACCTTCCCGTTCTCGTAATTACGGGCTTCGGGGATGAGAGACTGATGATGACCGCGCTTTCAGAACAGAACACCGGTTATCTGGACAAGCCATTTGAAATATCGGATCTTGTAGAAGCTCTTGAGGAATTGTCTCCTGGGAAAACAGGAACCGAAACAGAAGAAGCTTCAGTTGATGACGGTATGCGGGAATCGGTAAGCGCCTACCTGACCGTGAAGATAACGGAACCTGACAGAAGCATGGAGATATTTGATATCCTTTACAGGATGGATGGTATCCAGTCATGCGATGCTGTGAGAGGTGATTTCGACATAATACTTCTCGTTCAGGCTTCTTCGACTGATGAAATCCAGGAGATATTCAGCAGAGTCAAAGAACTGGACGGCATTGAAGTGCTGTCCATGTCTCAAATTGAGCGTCCAAAGCTCGACAGAGATGTAGACTCCTTTATCGATACATACCAGAAGGCCGTCAAAAGGGACGTTCAGGCAGAAGCCAGAAGACAGCCGGGAACGATGAGTTATATCATCGTTGACATAGATCCGGATGCGATTCAGCAGATATTTACAACGGTTTTCTTCATCGATGAAGTTGTCTTCTGTGATGTTATCGAAGATGGTGCTAAGCTTGTCGGTATGATTACCGGTCATGGAGCCATGGGGAAAACTCCCCGGATCATTGAGAAACTGAGTCAGATTGATGGTGTTCTTAGAGTTCGTGAAGCCAAAGTAATAAATCTTATTGATGACTGA
- the nuoE gene encoding NADH-quinone oxidoreductase subunit NuoE, which yields MRENFSYRLWRYDGAPGELIPLLQSAQEHFGYIPIRAINYISGVTGIPESDIYGVITFYSQFRLRPMGKYIIRACAGTACHVSGAKMIIETIEDELGIEVGDTSEDGMYTLNTVACIGCCSLAPVIMINDETYGRLTPASLRKLLREHIRKTGAKADSVVGASCGG from the coding sequence ATGAGGGAGAATTTCAGTTACAGGCTATGGAGATATGACGGAGCACCCGGTGAGCTTATCCCTCTTCTGCAGTCTGCCCAGGAACACTTCGGTTACATACCCATCCGCGCGATCAACTACATTTCCGGAGTAACCGGAATACCTGAGTCGGATATCTATGGAGTTATTACTTTTTACAGTCAGTTCAGACTTCGCCCCATGGGTAAGTACATTATTCGTGCGTGCGCCGGAACTGCCTGTCATGTATCCGGGGCTAAAATGATTATAGAGACTATCGAGGATGAACTCGGGATCGAAGTCGGTGATACATCGGAGGACGGGATGTACACTCTGAATACGGTAGCCTGCATCGGCTGCTGTTCTCTTGCGCCTGTTATAATGATTAATGACGAGACTTACGGTCGGCTTACACCTGCATCGCTGCGGAAACTTCTTCGTGAACATATCCGTAAGACCGGCGCAAAAGCCGATTCTGTCGTAGGAGCATCCTGCGGCGGTTAA
- the gltA gene encoding NADPH-dependent glutamate synthase, whose protein sequence is MNIKERLKIPPTMMPEQDPAERITNVEEVPLGYTPEMAMLEAKRCVQCKTPFCVEGCPVGIDIPGFIKLIEDGDFRGAINKMKEKNLLPAICGRVCPQEEQCQLVCTIGKAQKDPCKAVMIGKLERFVADWEREQGEYDLPPEVKPSGRKVAVIGAGPAGLTVAGDLIRFGHSVTVFEALHKAGGVLVYGIPEFRLPKAIVQGEVDYLEKLGVNFRYNFVVGKTAPVSQLIEDYDAVFIGTGAGLPRFMRVDGENLLGVLSANEYLTRANLMKAYSFPETDTPIVTGKKVITVGGGNVAMDCARTALRMGAARSLIVYRRAEEQMPARLEEIHHAREEGVEFHLLQNPVSLIGNEAGWISGARLIKMELGKPDSSGRRRPVPIEGSEFIEETDALIVAIGNSPNPLVPASFPELEVTRWGGVVVNELTGQTSVPGVFAGGDIVLGAATVILAMGHGRRAAKAMNLYLNSGRWVDLDKAMDLSRAEVR, encoded by the coding sequence ATGAACATCAAGGAAAGACTTAAAATTCCGCCAACCATGATGCCCGAGCAGGATCCCGCCGAGCGGATCACCAATGTGGAAGAGGTTCCCCTTGGTTATACCCCGGAGATGGCAATGCTGGAAGCGAAGAGGTGTGTTCAATGCAAAACTCCGTTCTGTGTGGAAGGATGTCCTGTCGGAATTGATATTCCGGGCTTTATCAAATTGATAGAGGACGGAGATTTTCGTGGGGCGATAAACAAGATGAAGGAGAAGAACCTCCTCCCCGCCATCTGCGGCAGGGTATGCCCTCAGGAGGAACAGTGTCAGCTGGTCTGCACAATAGGAAAGGCACAGAAAGATCCCTGCAAAGCCGTGATGATCGGGAAACTCGAACGGTTCGTAGCGGACTGGGAACGGGAACAGGGAGAGTACGATCTTCCGCCCGAAGTCAAACCTTCAGGCAGAAAAGTTGCTGTTATCGGTGCAGGGCCTGCTGGTTTGACGGTTGCCGGCGATCTGATCAGGTTCGGACATTCCGTGACAGTGTTTGAAGCGCTTCACAAGGCTGGAGGAGTGCTGGTTTACGGTATTCCCGAATTCAGGCTCCCCAAAGCAATTGTCCAGGGGGAAGTTGATTATCTCGAGAAACTAGGAGTCAATTTCCGATACAATTTCGTTGTGGGCAAGACAGCTCCGGTGAGTCAGCTTATCGAAGATTATGACGCAGTATTTATCGGGACCGGAGCAGGGCTTCCGCGATTCATGAGGGTCGATGGAGAAAACCTCCTGGGTGTTCTATCCGCTAATGAGTATCTGACAAGGGCCAACCTGATGAAAGCTTACAGTTTTCCGGAAACCGATACGCCTATAGTAACAGGGAAGAAAGTAATCACTGTCGGCGGCGGAAACGTTGCTATGGACTGCGCCAGAACTGCACTGAGAATGGGCGCTGCCAGATCGCTTATCGTTTACCGCAGAGCAGAGGAACAGATGCCGGCAAGACTCGAAGAGATTCATCATGCCAGGGAAGAAGGAGTTGAATTCCACCTTCTGCAGAACCCCGTCAGTCTTATCGGGAATGAGGCCGGATGGATATCTGGAGCCAGACTTATTAAAATGGAACTGGGAAAACCTGACTCTTCCGGGAGAAGAAGACCTGTTCCCATTGAAGGGTCAGAGTTCATCGAAGAGACCGACGCGCTGATTGTCGCGATAGGTAACAGTCCAAACCCTCTAGTACCGGCTTCATTCCCGGAGCTGGAGGTCACAAGATGGGGCGGAGTTGTTGTCAACGAGTTAACAGGTCAAACCTCTGTTCCAGGCGTTTTTGCCGGAGGTGATATTGTACTCGGGGCTGCGACGGTTATTCTCGCGATGGGACACGGCCGGCGTGCAGCAAAGGCGATGAATCTGTATCTGAATTCCGGTCGCTGGGTCGATCTGGACAAAGCAATGGACCTGTCCAGAGCTGAAGTGCGATAA